One Gemmatimonadales bacterium genomic window, ATCGACCCGCGATGCCGGCTCGTACCAGGGTCCGTTCATGATTACCAAGTCGGCATCCTTGCCGACCTCGAGGCTGCCGACCCGATCGCCGACCCGAGCAATCTCGGCCGCGTTGAGGGTCACCATCTTGAGGGCTTCATCTTCCGGAACACCGTACCGCATCACGATTGCCGCGCAGAGTCGCAGCCACTTCTGATTGATGACCGGGGCATCGGTGTGCATGGCCACCTTGACCCCCGCCTTCCAGAGATCGTAGATCCCGGCCAGCGCGTCGTCAGTCACGCCGATCCGCGGACCGAGCGGCAGCACGACGGCTGAAACATTCCGCTTGGCCAACTCAGGGGCCAGCTTGTACGCCTCGGTGGAATGGTGGAGCGTCAAGTCGAAGCCGAACTCGTCCTTGAGACGGAGAATGGTGGCAACATCGGTGGCCGAGTGGACATGCGACCGGACATATGTGGTCCGGTCGAGCACCAGTCCCATGCCCTCATACGCCAGATCTCGGGCGGGAGGATTGCCCTTGCGCCCTTCGTCGACCCACTTCTTCTGTCCTGCCAGGTACTCCTGGGTTCTGATCAGGTACTGCCGAAGATTGGCCGCGACCCCCATGCCTGTTCCGGGGTATCGGTCCCGACCCTTGGGGCCCATCGCGAACTTCATCCCGCCCTTTTCGAGCAGCATCCGCTTGGTCAGATCCTCGCCAAACGTTTTGATGACGACCGCCATGCCACTGACGTTCTCACCGCTGCCCGGCCCCGTCACAATCGTGGTGACCCCGCCCGACACCGCGTTGGCGAACTCCGGATCGGTCCAGTCGAGCACGTCGAGAAAGCGGTGCTGCGGTCCGATCAGAACCGGCGTATCGTTCAGATCAGAGACCTTAGCGCCAATGTGCGAATGATTGTCGATCATACCCGGCACGACCACCTTGCCGGACGCATCGATGATTCGCGCCCCGCTCGGCGCGGACACGTTGGTGCCGATCGCCACGATCTTGCCGTCGCGAATCAGCACGCTGCCATTCCGAATCGGGGCGCCGGCAGCCGTGTGAACCGTACCGCCGCGGACCAGAATCGTACCGCCCGCCTGCGCGGATGCCGGCACCGACGCCAGCGCGTGAACAGCCAGTCCCAGGACCAGCCAGCGAAATCGTCCCATCATCTCACCCTTGACCATGCTGTGTGCACTCTGCCTTCCTGTCAGTTGCCCCGCCTGTGCCTCGACGCCTCAACGGCAGTAGTCGACCGCCGTTGCCGCGAGGATCTCCGCCGTTCGATAGACCGACTCGAGATCGACCCACTCCTCGGCCGCATGAGCGCCATGCCCGGTCGGCCCGAAGATCACGGTGTCGACTCCGGCGGCAGCCAGCAGCGCCGAGTCCATCCACGGCGTGTCTCCAACTACGACTGGGGGGGCGCCGAGGATTCCGGCAGCTGCCCGCGACACGGCCTGCGCCACGGCCCCGTCGGCTGCGGCCTCGAAGGCATCGCGAGCAAAGAAGCAATTGACGTCGGCCGCGAAGCTCGGGTCGTCCGCCTTGAGTTCGTCGATCAAACTGGTAATCTCGGCCAGCGCAGAGCCTTCTGATTCGCCTGGCACGGTACGCCGCTCGATCTCGACCCGCGCCGACGCGGCGTAGGTGCTGAGGCCGGTCCCGCCCCGAAGGGTGGCGGCATGGAGTGACGGCGGCCCGACCAGCGGATGGGGCGGCCGGCTCCGCAACTCCGCCTCGAGCCGAGCCAGCTTGCCGAGGAAGCGACCCATCCGGAGGTTGGCGTCGATGCCCTCCTCGAACCGGCTGCCGTGCGCCGCACGACCATGAACCTCGACGGCGATCCAGAGGTAGCCCTTGTGCGCCACACACAGGCGCAGCGCGGTCGGCTCGGTCACGACGGCACCGTCCACCCGGATCCTCTTTGCCAGGTCCGCAGTGCCGCAACTGCCATACTCTTCATCGGCGACCGCCGCCACGACGACATCACCCCGGAGCGGGGTGCCACTATCCTTGAGCGCCTTGGCCGCGGTCATGCAGGCAGCCACTGCTCCCTTCATATCGAATGCCCCGCGGCCGAACAGTCTGCCGCCGTCGACCCGGGCACTGAACGGCTCGGCCATCTCGGCCACGTCGACCGTATCGATGTGGCCGTTGAGCATCAGGTGCTTGCCGCCGCCCGATCCGGCCAGCCTGCCGGTCACACTGACCCGCCCGGGTACAGGTTCGTGCAACTCGACCTGAAGGCCCACGTCGCGCAATCGGCCCGCAACGTACGCAGCAATCGGCCCTTCACCGACCGCTCCCGGAACCAGATTAGGATTGATAGAGTCGATCCGCACCAGATCGCGGAGCGTTTCGAGACACCAAGATCGATCGATCTGCATCTTCACGTCCTGAAAAGAGCACGGGAGCGGCGACTGAACCGTCGCCGCCCCCGAGTCCGAACCTCAGGTGATCAGGCCTGGTTGACCAGGCAGGAAGCCGCGCTGTAGTTCGGATTGTTCTCTTCCGTCTGCGGCACGATCAGCGTGGCCTGGGTCCCGCGAGTCAGGCCCTGCTTGTGGTACGCACCGGTCGGATAGACCGACTCGATGGACCGGCCGTACTGACGCACCAGACGACGGAGGTCGCCGAGACGGTGCGCGGTCAGATAGAACCAGAAACCGCGCTCGCGGAATGTCATGTTGATCCGGGCGGCTTCGGTGCCTGGATCCGTGAGCGGCGCAAGGCCGGCAACGGTGGCACGCGCATCGTTCAACTTCTGGAGCCACGTGGTCGGGTTGCCTGCCCGAAGCGCGGCTTCGGCCTCGATCAACCGCGCCTCGACGCCAGTCACCATGGCCACCGGCGAACCGATGGTCGGATACTTCGTCGTGACGACCATCGGCGTGACGCCGTCGTTGCGGGACGGCCCGGTCGACGTCACCGGCACCCGCGGATCATTGGCGCTGGCGAAGTCGAGCCCGTTGGTACCCTCGCGGTCCGGCACTGAATAGACGTCGTTCACGATGTTCTGCTGAACCTGATTGGTCTGCCGAGCGGGCGGCGCACCGTGAATGAACTCATACGAAAAGCTGGTCGGAACGCTGGCAACCGCCGCCGCGGCTGCGGCGGGCTGATTGAGATTGAGCAGCGCCCGGCCGCGCAGCACGGCCGTCAGATTCTGGACCCGGGCATTTCCGCCAGCGTTGGCCGCAGCCGACGTCAGGTG contains:
- a CDS encoding amidohydrolase family protein, translating into MMGRFRWLVLGLAVHALASVPASAQAGGTILVRGGTVHTAAGAPIRNGSVLIRDGKIVAIGTNVSAPSGARIIDASGKVVVPGMIDNHSHIGAKVSDLNDTPVLIGPQHRFLDVLDWTDPEFANAVSGGVTTIVTGPGSGENVSGMAVVIKTFGEDLTKRMLLEKGGMKFAMGPKGRDRYPGTGMGVAANLRQYLIRTQEYLAGQKKWVDEGRKGNPPARDLAYEGMGLVLDRTTYVRSHVHSATDVATILRLKDEFGFDLTLHHSTEAYKLAPELAKRNVSAVVLPLGPRIGVTDDALAGIYDLWKAGVKVAMHTDAPVINQKWLRLCAAIVMRYGVPEDEALKMVTLNAAEIARVGDRVGSLEVGKDADLVIMNGPWYEPASRVDLVVGDGRVIYDRSTEGK
- a CDS encoding ArgE/DapE family deacylase, which gives rise to MQIDRSWCLETLRDLVRIDSINPNLVPGAVGEGPIAAYVAGRLRDVGLQVELHEPVPGRVSVTGRLAGSGGGKHLMLNGHIDTVDVAEMAEPFSARVDGGRLFGRGAFDMKGAVAACMTAAKALKDSGTPLRGDVVVAAVADEEYGSCGTADLAKRIRVDGAVVTEPTALRLCVAHKGYLWIAVEVHGRAAHGSRFEEGIDANLRMGRFLGKLARLEAELRSRPPHPLVGPPSLHAATLRGGTGLSTYAASARVEIERRTVPGESEGSALAEITSLIDELKADDPSFAADVNCFFARDAFEAAADGAVAQAVSRAAAGILGAPPVVVGDTPWMDSALLAAAGVDTVIFGPTGHGAHAAEEWVDLESVYRTAEILAATAVDYCR